CCGGGCTACGACGTCCGCGTGCTCGACGAGACGGGAAACGACGTCGCGCGCGGCCAGAACGGCGCCATCGCCATCAGGCTTCCGCTTCCGCCGGGATGCCTGCCCACGCTCTACGACGACGACGCGACGTTCGAGAGCGCCTATCTCGCGAGGTATCCGGGCTACTACCTGACCGGCGACGGCGGATTCTACGACCAGGACGGGTACCTCTCGATCATGGGCCGCATCGACGACGTCATCAACGTCGCCGGCCACCGGCTCTCCACCGGAGCCATGGAGGAGATCCTCGCCTCGCACAAGGACGTGGCCGAGTGCGCCGTGGTGGGTGTGAACGATCAGCTCAAGGGTGAGGTGCCGGTCGGATTCGTCGTCCTCAAGTCCGGTGTGCAGCGCGTTGAAAAGGAGTTGNNNNNNNNNNNNNNNNNNNNNNNNNAGGCCGCGATTGTTCCAAAGTTACCCAAGACGCGTTCCGGCAAGATTCTCCGCGGCACCATTCGCAAGATCGCGGATGGAATCGAGTTCGCCATGCCCGCGACCATCGAGGATCCCGCGTCGCTCGAAGAGATGAGCCGCGTGCTCTCGCACCTCGGCTACCCGCGCAAGGCCTAGCCCGCCTCAAGGCGGATACCTACCCTCCTTGCATCGGAGGGTGGGGTGGCGAGCGAGGGGAACGTTCCGAGTGGATGGCGTGGCATCCGGTCCGATTTCGCACACTTTTGCGGCATCCATGGCGCTGTCGCCTTCGGCGAGCGACTGCGGTTTCTCTTCGCGTCGCGGGCATTCTGGGCGCTTGCCACCTACAGATTCGGGCGTTGGGTCTATGCACGCCCCCGCCGGCCGCAGACGCTGCTACTCCGCGCCCTCTACGTCCTGTCGTTCGAAGTTGGACGCCTGATCACCAAGACGAGCCTCAGCGTGCGCTCCCGGATCGAGCGCGAGGTCTGGATCGCTCCACGCGGTGAAGTCTTCGTCTCCTTCGGCTCGCGCTTGGGGCGCGGCTCGATGCTCCACGGCGGCAACACGCTCGGCATCGGCGGCAGGGCCGGCGCGCGCGGGCATCCCCAGGTCGGGGAGCGGGTCGTCTTCGCACCCGGAGCCTCGGCCATCGGTCCCGTGCAGATCCCCGACGGCTGCGTGATCGCAGCGAACAGCGTGGTCGGCCGATCGCTGCCGCGATCGAGCGGCTGGGCAGGGTTGCCGCCGAAGCCGGTTTCGCCGGAGCGGATCCCGGTTCCGGCGCCGCAGCGGTTCGACACCCCCGTGGACGAGGAGGAGGCGGAGATGCGTCCCGAATATTTCTGGCCCGCTTACAAGGCGGACCTCGAGCGGCACCTCGTGTACCACCCCGGCGCCGGCGTCCTGACCCGCCTGCGCCATGCGCTGACGCTGGACGGGTCGTGGGCGATGGCGGTGTACCGATTCGGACGCCGGCTGAAGACGGTCCCGATGAGCCCGTCGGTCACCCCGCTTCTCTGGATCCTGTACTCCATCGCCGAGGTGATCCTGGGCGTGCTCACGTCGATCTCGATCGACCTGGACGCGCACATCGAGCCGGGCTTCTATGTCGGGCACTTCGTTTCGCTCCGTATCGGCCCGGGCGTCCGCATCGGCAGGAACTGCTCGGTCGGGCAGATGTGCACCATCGAAGGAACCGGCGCCTATCCGGCGATGAACGCGCCGAGGCTCGGCGACCGCGTTTACCTGGGATCGGGCGCGAAGGTGATCGGCCCGCTGCGCATCGCGAACGGCGCGGCGATCTGCGCCAACTCGGTGGTCGTCGACGACGTGCCGGAGAACGGCGTGGTGCTCGGCATCCCGGGTGTCATCATCTCGACGCGCGGCAGCGGCGACTTCATCTACCTGGGCTCGGGAACGGGCGTGCGCGACGTACTGCCTGCGCCCGAGGTCCCCGGCGCCTTCACGACCAGCTAGGGAGGCGACCATGGTGCAACAGCGGATCAAGGCGGTCTTCGCGGAGGTCTTCCAGATCGATCCGGCCACGCTTCCGCCCACGGCATCGCCAGCGGACGTCCAGGGTTGGGACTCGTTCGGTCACCTCGCGCTCGTCGAGGCGCTGCAGAGCGAGTTCCGCGTCGAGTTCGAGGTGGAGGACATTGCCCGGATGGACAACCTCGCAGCCATCGAGCAGATCCTCCTTCGCCGGGGCGCGGCGTCGTGAACTTTGCGGATCGGCTGCTGGCGGGCAAGGACGCCAGCCGGCCGGCGTTGATCACGCTCGAGGCGGCGCATTCGTACGGCGAGCTGTCCGCCGCGGTGTCGTCGGTCGCCACGTTCCTCCTCGGAGCGGGCGCGGAACGCGGCGAATGCGTGGGAATCGTCGCCGACAACTCCTTCTTCTGGGTGGCGGCCTACCTCGGGGCGATGCGCGCCGGCTGCGTCGCCGTCCCGGTCTCCCCCGGGTTGACGCCGGCCGACTGCGGCGCGGTCGTCGAGCAGACCGGCATGCGCATCGCATTCGTCGAGACGCGGATGGCGGCGTCGTGCGCACGATGGCTGTCCCGACCGGCGCGCGTGATCCTCGACGCTCCCGGCCCCGCGCCGTTCGACGGCGCATCGATCTGCACGCTTGGCGAGCTGGTGGCGCAGCCAGGCGATGCGCTCGCGCGAGGCGGCGGCGACGATCTCGCCGCCCTTCTCTTCAGCTCGGGCTCGACCGGCAAGCCGCGTGGCGTGATGCTTTCGCACCGCAACTTCATCGCCAACACCGGCTCCATCGTCGAGGCGATTGGCCTC
This region of Deltaproteobacteria bacterium genomic DNA includes:
- a CDS encoding acyl carrier protein, which translates into the protein MVQQRIKAVFAEVFQIDPATLPPTASPADVQGWDSFGHLALVEALQSEFRVEFEVEDIARMDNLAAIEQILLRRGAAS